The following are encoded together in the Saliniramus fredricksonii genome:
- the galE gene encoding UDP-glucose 4-epimerase GalE, whose protein sequence is MSTVLITGGAGYIGAQTCKALASAGYHPVVYDNLVSGHRAAVRWGPLVHGDITDRATLDAAIRQYRPQAAIHFAAHAYVGESIADPGKYYRNNLAGSLTLLEALRDGGVGKVVLSSTCAVYGEPSQLPITESTPTRPINPYGASKLMVEHMLADFERAHGLRWLALRYFNAAGDDFDGEIGEDHAPETRLVPLALEAASGGEPLTVFGIDYPTHDGTCIRDYIHVADLADAHLRALAALDSGIASQPLNLGAGRGMSVREIITMVEAVTGRQVELRYGPRRPGDPPELIADAQRAHTLLGWSARYSDPLRIVESAWSWHCRKRERIS, encoded by the coding sequence ATGAGCACGGTTCTCATCACCGGCGGCGCCGGCTATATCGGTGCACAGACCTGCAAGGCCCTCGCGAGTGCCGGCTATCACCCTGTCGTTTATGACAATCTCGTTTCGGGGCATCGCGCGGCTGTGCGCTGGGGTCCGCTCGTCCATGGTGACATCACCGATCGCGCCACCCTCGATGCCGCGATCCGGCAATACCGACCGCAGGCGGCCATTCATTTCGCGGCGCATGCCTATGTTGGAGAATCGATCGCGGATCCCGGCAAGTACTACCGCAATAACCTCGCCGGTTCCCTGACGCTGCTGGAGGCGCTGCGCGACGGGGGTGTTGGCAAGGTCGTTCTGTCGAGCACCTGTGCCGTCTATGGTGAGCCGTCGCAGCTTCCGATCACCGAGAGCACGCCGACGCGACCGATCAATCCGTACGGCGCCTCTAAGCTGATGGTCGAGCACATGCTCGCCGATTTCGAGCGCGCCCACGGCCTGCGCTGGCTGGCTTTGCGCTATTTCAACGCCGCCGGCGACGATTTTGATGGCGAGATCGGTGAGGATCACGCACCGGAAACGAGGCTCGTACCGCTCGCCCTCGAAGCCGCTTCGGGCGGGGAGCCGCTGACGGTTTTCGGCATCGACTATCCAACCCACGACGGCACCTGCATTCGCGACTATATCCACGTGGCCGATCTGGCCGATGCGCATCTGCGCGCGCTCGCGGCGCTCGATTCCGGCATCGCCTCGCAGCCGCTCAATCTCGGCGCCGGTCGCGGCATGTCCGTGCGCGAGATCATCACCATGGTCGAGGCTGTAACCGGGCGCCAGGTCGAACTGCGTTACGGCCCGCGCCGCCCTGGCGATCCGCCGGAGCTCATCGCCGATGCGCAGCGCGCGCACACTCTGCTCGGCTGGAGCGCACGTTACAGCGACCCGTTACGCATCGTCGAAAGCGCCTGGTCCTGGCATTGTCGCAAGCGCGAGCGGATCAGTTGA